The following proteins are co-located in the Apium graveolens cultivar Ventura chromosome 5, ASM990537v1, whole genome shotgun sequence genome:
- the LOC141724383 gene encoding G-type lectin S-receptor-like serine/threonine-protein kinase At1g11410 isoform X1 codes for MFPDKNLLSFYFMLLLLRSCTSTSVITLDKPLRDGHVLVSAEENFALGFFSPGNSSRRYVGIWYNKVSVQTVVWVANRDNPITNTSGVLSLQKTGNLVLFDSQKPDAVVWSTNVSNLLGANYSAELLDSGNFVLHQDNSNKGFLWQSSDFPTDALISNMKIGVDRRSGLNRFLTAWKSPDNPASGSYTIMIDANGSVPQLFLYRNWEPIWRGGPWNGYGWSGVPEMAVLASSRFIFNVSYVDNPDEVYLVDYLRNASVLSRMIVNETTGTLQRITWQEGDHKWLDFYSAPKDTCDHFSHCGPYGVCNIYNVGEYECKCPPGFKPMVPRDWYLRDGSQGCVRIQQGQICGNGEGFVKLTRMKLPDTSKAMRDMNLDTKACAKLCLKNCSCMGYSAADVRDGGSKGCITWYSNLVDLREFSSGGQDFYVRLDAVELAKYLNKSKRFPGFLKILFIVLLGAAILVLLGLAYWFKIKRTKGKAQRKQEEGFFSSNSNNLRISVNDTPMGDEVDNLRTSTGDVKFYYLSTIIDATENFSLTNKVGEGGFGCVYKGKLENGQEIAVKRLSNTSGQGVEEFRNEVTLIARLQHRNLVRLFGYCIQKEEKMLIYEYLPNKGLDCFLFSMTLLQSSFKHSYHYEDEHHTNFSVKIGSDKEKKYMLDWGKRYNITLGIARGMVYLHHDSRLRIIHRDLKASNVLLDAQMNPKISDFGMARIFGSDQNEETTRRVVGTYGYMSPEYAMEGLFSIKSDVFSFGILLLEIIMGRKNSTYYVENSVNLIGHVWDLWGKSKALEIVDPALGTSHEREAEIHRCIHIALLCVQESATARPSMSEVVFMLCNEISLPPPDQAAFILRTSDKGLTNTSSSSVGATSANDFTISTVEGR; via the exons ATGTTTCCCGACAAAAACTTGTTAAGTTTCTACTTTATGCTCCTACTTCTCCGATCATGCACTTCAACCAGCGTCATCACCCTGGATAAACCTCTAAGAGACGGCCATGTTTTGGTTTCTGCAGAAGAAAATTTTGCACTCGGATTCTTCAGTCCTGGTAATAGTAGCAGGAGATATGTGGGAATTTGGTACAACAAAGTCTCTGTTCAAACAGTTGTTTGGGTTGCCAACAGGGATAATCCTATCACAAATACTTCCGGTGTTTTATCACTCCAAAAGACTGGAAATCTTGTTTTATTTGACAGCCAGAAGCCCGATGCTGTCGTATGGTCGACTAATGTTTCCAACTTATTAGGAGCAAACTACTCAGCCGAGCTCTTGGATTCAGGAAATTTTGTGCTGCATCAAGATAATAGCAATAAAGGTTTTTTGTGGCAGAGCTCTGATTTTCCAACTGATGCTTTGATTTCCAACATGAAGATTGGAGTGGACCGCAGGTCCGGTCTAAACCGGTTCTTGACAGCATGGAAGTCACCCGACAATCCAGCAAGTGGATCATACACAATTATGATTGATGCTAATGGATCGGTTCCTCAACTGTTCTTGTATAGAAATTGGGAGCCGATATGGCGCGGAGGACCTTGGAATGGATACGGATGGAGTGGTGTACCTGAAATGGCAGTACTTGCATCTTCTAGATTCATCTTCAATGTAAGTTATGTTGACAATCCTGACGAGGTGTACCTAGTGGATTACTTGCGTAATGCTTCAGTTTTATCAAGAATGATTGTTAATGAAACAACTGGAACTCTTCAGCGGATAACCTGGCAAGAGGGTGATCATAAATGGCTTGATTTCTATTCAGCACCTAAGGATACATGTGACCATTTTAGTCATTGCGGCCCCTATGGTGTTTGTAACATATACAATGTGGGAGAGTACGAGTGCAAGTGTCCTCCAGGATTCAAGCCAATGGTGCCGCGAGATTGGTACTTAAGGGATGGATCACAAGGTTGTGTTCGAATACAACAAGGCCAGATTTGTGGCAATGGAGAAGGATTTGTAAAATTGACAAGGATGAAGCTGCCTGACACCTCCAAAGCAATGCGAGATATGAATTTGGATACCAAAGCCTGTGCAAAGTTATGCTTGAAGAATTGCTCCTGTATGGGTTACTCAGCGGCTGATGTGcgtgatggaggttccaaaggatGCATTACATGGTACAGTAATCTGGTAGACCTGAGAGAGTTTTCAAGTGGTGGCCAGGACTTCTACGTGCGATTGGATGCAGTTGAGTTAG CTAAATATTTGAATAAATCGAAGAGATTCCCTGGCTTTCTCAAGATTCTATTTATAGTGCTTCTGGGTGCTGCAATTTTGGTGTTGCTTGGTCTCGCGTATTGGTTCAAAATCAAGAGAACAAAAG GGAAAGCTCAGAGAAAGCAGGAGGAAGGGTTTTTTAGTAGTAACAGTAATAATCTCAGAATATCTGTTAACGACACTCCAATGGGAGATGAGGTTGATAATTTAAGGACGAGTACTGGTGATGTGAAATTTTACTATCTAAGCACTATCATAGATGCAACTGAAAACTTCTCCCTTACTAACAAAGTCGGAGAAGGTGGTTTTGGATGCGTGTACAAG GGTAAACTAGAAAATGGGCAAGAAATTGCTGTGAAGAGATTGTCAAACACGTCCGGGCAAGGAGTAGAGGAATTTAGAAATGAGGTAACATTGATAGCAAGGCTTCAACACAGGAATCTTGTCAGACTTTTTGGATACTGCATTCAGAAAGAGGAGAAAATGTTAATATACGAGTACTTGCCCAACAAGGGATTGGATTGCTTTCTTTTCAGTATGACTTTGCTTCAAAGTTCATTTAAGCATAGTTATCACTATGAAGATGAACACCATACTAATTTCTCTGTCAAAATTGGTTCAGATAAAGAAAAGAAGTACATGCTTGATTGGGGAAAACGATATAATATAACACTGGGTATAGCCAGGGGGATGGTATACCTTCATCATGATTCAAGATTAAGAATCATTCACAGGGATTTGAAAGCGAGTAATGTTTTACTAGATGCTCAAATGAACCCAAAAATATCGGACTTTGGTATGGCTCGAATTTTTGGAAGCGATCAAAATGAAGAAACAACAAGGAGAGTGGTCGGAACATA TGGTTATATGTCACCAGAGTACGCAATGGAAGGCCTGTTTTCAATTAAATCAGATGTTTTCAGCTTTGGAATTCTACTGTTGGAGATCATAATGGGAAGAAAGAACAGTACTTACTATGTTGAAAACTCTGTTAATTTAATAGGACAT GTGTGGGATCTTTGGGGAAAATCGAAAGCCTTAGAGATAGTTGATCCGGCACTAGGCACATCACATGAACGTGAAGCTGAAATTCATAGATGTATCCATATCGCTCTACTGTGCGTGCAAGAATCAGCTACAGCAAGGCCAAGCATGTCGGAAGTAGTGTTTATGTTATGCAATGAAATAAGTCTTCCACCTCCAGACCAGGCTGCATTTATATTGAGAACATCTGATAAAGGTCTTACAAACACAAGTTCTAGTAGTGTTGGAGCTACTTCTGCTAATGACTTCACTATTAGCACAGTTGAAGGCCGTTGA
- the LOC141724383 gene encoding G-type lectin S-receptor-like serine/threonine-protein kinase At1g11410 isoform X3, translated as MFPDKNLLSFYFMLLLLRSCTSTSVITLDKPLRDGHVLVSAEENFALGFFSPGNSSRRYVGIWYNKVSVQTVVWVANRDNPITNTSGVLSLQKTGNLVLFDSQKPDAVVWSTNVSNLLGANYSAELLDSGNFVLHQDNSNKGFLWQSSDFPTDALISNMKIGVDRRSGLNRFLTAWKSPDNPASGSYTIMIDANGSVPQLFLYRNWEPIWRGGPWNGYGWSGVPEMAVLASSRFIFNRITWQEGDHKWLDFYSAPKDTCDHFSHCGPYGVCNIYNVGEYECKCPPGFKPMVPRDWYLRDGSQGCVRIQQGQICGNGEGFVKLTRMKLPDTSKAMRDMNLDTKACAKLCLKNCSCMGYSAADVRDGGSKGCITWYSNLVDLREFSSGGQDFYVRLDAVELAKYLNKSKRFPGFLKILFIVLLGAAILVLLGLAYWFKIKRTKGKAQRKQEEGFFSSNSNNLRISVNDTPMGDEVDNLRTSTGDVKFYYLSTIIDATENFSLTNKVGEGGFGCVYKGKLENGQEIAVKRLSNTSGQGVEEFRNEVTLIARLQHRNLVRLFGYCIQKEEKMLIYEYLPNKGLDCFLFSMTLLQSSFKHSYHYEDEHHTNFSVKIGSDKEKKYMLDWGKRYNITLGIARGMVYLHHDSRLRIIHRDLKASNVLLDAQMNPKISDFGMARIFGSDQNEETTRRVVGTYGYMSPEYAMEGLFSIKSDVFSFGILLLEIIMGRKNSTYYVENSVNLIGHVWDLWGKSKALEIVDPALGTSHEREAEIHRCIHIALLCVQESATARPSMSEVVFMLCNEISLPPPDQAAFILRTSDKGLTNTSSSSVGATSANDFTISTVEGR; from the exons ATGTTTCCCGACAAAAACTTGTTAAGTTTCTACTTTATGCTCCTACTTCTCCGATCATGCACTTCAACCAGCGTCATCACCCTGGATAAACCTCTAAGAGACGGCCATGTTTTGGTTTCTGCAGAAGAAAATTTTGCACTCGGATTCTTCAGTCCTGGTAATAGTAGCAGGAGATATGTGGGAATTTGGTACAACAAAGTCTCTGTTCAAACAGTTGTTTGGGTTGCCAACAGGGATAATCCTATCACAAATACTTCCGGTGTTTTATCACTCCAAAAGACTGGAAATCTTGTTTTATTTGACAGCCAGAAGCCCGATGCTGTCGTATGGTCGACTAATGTTTCCAACTTATTAGGAGCAAACTACTCAGCCGAGCTCTTGGATTCAGGAAATTTTGTGCTGCATCAAGATAATAGCAATAAAGGTTTTTTGTGGCAGAGCTCTGATTTTCCAACTGATGCTTTGATTTCCAACATGAAGATTGGAGTGGACCGCAGGTCCGGTCTAAACCGGTTCTTGACAGCATGGAAGTCACCCGACAATCCAGCAAGTGGATCATACACAATTATGATTGATGCTAATGGATCGGTTCCTCAACTGTTCTTGTATAGAAATTGGGAGCCGATATGGCGCGGAGGACCTTGGAATGGATACGGATGGAGTGGTGTACCTGAAATGGCAGTACTTGCATCTTCTAGATTCATCTTCAAT CGGATAACCTGGCAAGAGGGTGATCATAAATGGCTTGATTTCTATTCAGCACCTAAGGATACATGTGACCATTTTAGTCATTGCGGCCCCTATGGTGTTTGTAACATATACAATGTGGGAGAGTACGAGTGCAAGTGTCCTCCAGGATTCAAGCCAATGGTGCCGCGAGATTGGTACTTAAGGGATGGATCACAAGGTTGTGTTCGAATACAACAAGGCCAGATTTGTGGCAATGGAGAAGGATTTGTAAAATTGACAAGGATGAAGCTGCCTGACACCTCCAAAGCAATGCGAGATATGAATTTGGATACCAAAGCCTGTGCAAAGTTATGCTTGAAGAATTGCTCCTGTATGGGTTACTCAGCGGCTGATGTGcgtgatggaggttccaaaggatGCATTACATGGTACAGTAATCTGGTAGACCTGAGAGAGTTTTCAAGTGGTGGCCAGGACTTCTACGTGCGATTGGATGCAGTTGAGTTAG CTAAATATTTGAATAAATCGAAGAGATTCCCTGGCTTTCTCAAGATTCTATTTATAGTGCTTCTGGGTGCTGCAATTTTGGTGTTGCTTGGTCTCGCGTATTGGTTCAAAATCAAGAGAACAAAAG GGAAAGCTCAGAGAAAGCAGGAGGAAGGGTTTTTTAGTAGTAACAGTAATAATCTCAGAATATCTGTTAACGACACTCCAATGGGAGATGAGGTTGATAATTTAAGGACGAGTACTGGTGATGTGAAATTTTACTATCTAAGCACTATCATAGATGCAACTGAAAACTTCTCCCTTACTAACAAAGTCGGAGAAGGTGGTTTTGGATGCGTGTACAAG GGTAAACTAGAAAATGGGCAAGAAATTGCTGTGAAGAGATTGTCAAACACGTCCGGGCAAGGAGTAGAGGAATTTAGAAATGAGGTAACATTGATAGCAAGGCTTCAACACAGGAATCTTGTCAGACTTTTTGGATACTGCATTCAGAAAGAGGAGAAAATGTTAATATACGAGTACTTGCCCAACAAGGGATTGGATTGCTTTCTTTTCAGTATGACTTTGCTTCAAAGTTCATTTAAGCATAGTTATCACTATGAAGATGAACACCATACTAATTTCTCTGTCAAAATTGGTTCAGATAAAGAAAAGAAGTACATGCTTGATTGGGGAAAACGATATAATATAACACTGGGTATAGCCAGGGGGATGGTATACCTTCATCATGATTCAAGATTAAGAATCATTCACAGGGATTTGAAAGCGAGTAATGTTTTACTAGATGCTCAAATGAACCCAAAAATATCGGACTTTGGTATGGCTCGAATTTTTGGAAGCGATCAAAATGAAGAAACAACAAGGAGAGTGGTCGGAACATA TGGTTATATGTCACCAGAGTACGCAATGGAAGGCCTGTTTTCAATTAAATCAGATGTTTTCAGCTTTGGAATTCTACTGTTGGAGATCATAATGGGAAGAAAGAACAGTACTTACTATGTTGAAAACTCTGTTAATTTAATAGGACAT GTGTGGGATCTTTGGGGAAAATCGAAAGCCTTAGAGATAGTTGATCCGGCACTAGGCACATCACATGAACGTGAAGCTGAAATTCATAGATGTATCCATATCGCTCTACTGTGCGTGCAAGAATCAGCTACAGCAAGGCCAAGCATGTCGGAAGTAGTGTTTATGTTATGCAATGAAATAAGTCTTCCACCTCCAGACCAGGCTGCATTTATATTGAGAACATCTGATAAAGGTCTTACAAACACAAGTTCTAGTAGTGTTGGAGCTACTTCTGCTAATGACTTCACTATTAGCACAGTTGAAGGCCGTTGA
- the LOC141724383 gene encoding G-type lectin S-receptor-like serine/threonine-protein kinase At1g11410 isoform X2: MFPDKNLLSFYFMLLLLRSCTSTSVITLDKPLRDGHVLVSAEENFALGFFSPGNSSRRYVGIWYNKVSVQTVVWVANRDNPITNTSGVLSLQKTGNLVLFDSQKPDAVVWSTNVSNLLGANYSAELLDSGNFVLHQDNSNKGFLWQSSDFPTDALISNMKIGVDRRSGLNRFLTAWKSPDNPASGSYTIMIDANGSVPQLFLYRNWEPIWRGGPWNGYGWSGVPEMAVLASSRFIFNVSYVDNPDEVYLVDYLRNASVLSRMIVNETTGTLQRITWQEGDHKWLDFYSAPKDTCDHFSHCGPYGVCNIYNVGEYECKCPPGFKPMVPRDWYLRDGSQGCVRIQQGQICGNGEGFVKLTRMKLPDTSKAMRDMNLDTKACAKLCLKNCSCMGYSAADVRDGGSKGCITWYSNLVDLREFSSGGQDFYVRLDAVELAKYLNKSKRFPGFLKILFIVLLGAAILVLLGLAYWFKIKRTKGKAQRKQEEGFFSSNSNNLRISVNDTPMGDEVDNLRTSTGDVKFYYLSTIIDATENFSLTNKVGEGGFGCVYKGKLENGQEIAVKRLSNTSGQGVEEFRNEVTLIARLQHRNLVRLFGYCIQKEEKMLIYEYLPNKGLDCFLFNKEKKYMLDWGKRYNITLGIARGMVYLHHDSRLRIIHRDLKASNVLLDAQMNPKISDFGMARIFGSDQNEETTRRVVGTYGYMSPEYAMEGLFSIKSDVFSFGILLLEIIMGRKNSTYYVENSVNLIGHVWDLWGKSKALEIVDPALGTSHEREAEIHRCIHIALLCVQESATARPSMSEVVFMLCNEISLPPPDQAAFILRTSDKGLTNTSSSSVGATSANDFTISTVEGR, from the exons ATGTTTCCCGACAAAAACTTGTTAAGTTTCTACTTTATGCTCCTACTTCTCCGATCATGCACTTCAACCAGCGTCATCACCCTGGATAAACCTCTAAGAGACGGCCATGTTTTGGTTTCTGCAGAAGAAAATTTTGCACTCGGATTCTTCAGTCCTGGTAATAGTAGCAGGAGATATGTGGGAATTTGGTACAACAAAGTCTCTGTTCAAACAGTTGTTTGGGTTGCCAACAGGGATAATCCTATCACAAATACTTCCGGTGTTTTATCACTCCAAAAGACTGGAAATCTTGTTTTATTTGACAGCCAGAAGCCCGATGCTGTCGTATGGTCGACTAATGTTTCCAACTTATTAGGAGCAAACTACTCAGCCGAGCTCTTGGATTCAGGAAATTTTGTGCTGCATCAAGATAATAGCAATAAAGGTTTTTTGTGGCAGAGCTCTGATTTTCCAACTGATGCTTTGATTTCCAACATGAAGATTGGAGTGGACCGCAGGTCCGGTCTAAACCGGTTCTTGACAGCATGGAAGTCACCCGACAATCCAGCAAGTGGATCATACACAATTATGATTGATGCTAATGGATCGGTTCCTCAACTGTTCTTGTATAGAAATTGGGAGCCGATATGGCGCGGAGGACCTTGGAATGGATACGGATGGAGTGGTGTACCTGAAATGGCAGTACTTGCATCTTCTAGATTCATCTTCAATGTAAGTTATGTTGACAATCCTGACGAGGTGTACCTAGTGGATTACTTGCGTAATGCTTCAGTTTTATCAAGAATGATTGTTAATGAAACAACTGGAACTCTTCAGCGGATAACCTGGCAAGAGGGTGATCATAAATGGCTTGATTTCTATTCAGCACCTAAGGATACATGTGACCATTTTAGTCATTGCGGCCCCTATGGTGTTTGTAACATATACAATGTGGGAGAGTACGAGTGCAAGTGTCCTCCAGGATTCAAGCCAATGGTGCCGCGAGATTGGTACTTAAGGGATGGATCACAAGGTTGTGTTCGAATACAACAAGGCCAGATTTGTGGCAATGGAGAAGGATTTGTAAAATTGACAAGGATGAAGCTGCCTGACACCTCCAAAGCAATGCGAGATATGAATTTGGATACCAAAGCCTGTGCAAAGTTATGCTTGAAGAATTGCTCCTGTATGGGTTACTCAGCGGCTGATGTGcgtgatggaggttccaaaggatGCATTACATGGTACAGTAATCTGGTAGACCTGAGAGAGTTTTCAAGTGGTGGCCAGGACTTCTACGTGCGATTGGATGCAGTTGAGTTAG CTAAATATTTGAATAAATCGAAGAGATTCCCTGGCTTTCTCAAGATTCTATTTATAGTGCTTCTGGGTGCTGCAATTTTGGTGTTGCTTGGTCTCGCGTATTGGTTCAAAATCAAGAGAACAAAAG GGAAAGCTCAGAGAAAGCAGGAGGAAGGGTTTTTTAGTAGTAACAGTAATAATCTCAGAATATCTGTTAACGACACTCCAATGGGAGATGAGGTTGATAATTTAAGGACGAGTACTGGTGATGTGAAATTTTACTATCTAAGCACTATCATAGATGCAACTGAAAACTTCTCCCTTACTAACAAAGTCGGAGAAGGTGGTTTTGGATGCGTGTACAAG GGTAAACTAGAAAATGGGCAAGAAATTGCTGTGAAGAGATTGTCAAACACGTCCGGGCAAGGAGTAGAGGAATTTAGAAATGAGGTAACATTGATAGCAAGGCTTCAACACAGGAATCTTGTCAGACTTTTTGGATACTGCATTCAGAAAGAGGAGAAAATGTTAATATACGAGTACTTGCCCAACAAGGGATTGGATTGCTTTCTTTTCA ATAAAGAAAAGAAGTACATGCTTGATTGGGGAAAACGATATAATATAACACTGGGTATAGCCAGGGGGATGGTATACCTTCATCATGATTCAAGATTAAGAATCATTCACAGGGATTTGAAAGCGAGTAATGTTTTACTAGATGCTCAAATGAACCCAAAAATATCGGACTTTGGTATGGCTCGAATTTTTGGAAGCGATCAAAATGAAGAAACAACAAGGAGAGTGGTCGGAACATA TGGTTATATGTCACCAGAGTACGCAATGGAAGGCCTGTTTTCAATTAAATCAGATGTTTTCAGCTTTGGAATTCTACTGTTGGAGATCATAATGGGAAGAAAGAACAGTACTTACTATGTTGAAAACTCTGTTAATTTAATAGGACAT GTGTGGGATCTTTGGGGAAAATCGAAAGCCTTAGAGATAGTTGATCCGGCACTAGGCACATCACATGAACGTGAAGCTGAAATTCATAGATGTATCCATATCGCTCTACTGTGCGTGCAAGAATCAGCTACAGCAAGGCCAAGCATGTCGGAAGTAGTGTTTATGTTATGCAATGAAATAAGTCTTCCACCTCCAGACCAGGCTGCATTTATATTGAGAACATCTGATAAAGGTCTTACAAACACAAGTTCTAGTAGTGTTGGAGCTACTTCTGCTAATGACTTCACTATTAGCACAGTTGAAGGCCGTTGA